The stretch of DNA gtaatTGTACTATCAATAATATgaaatagttttttttctgattagtttatactaaaaatttttttagtaatcATATTTTCTCGATTTGGACCTACACCTATCCATACAATTGgagtttttaaatatttttctattgcaaaaatatatttttttgcatTTAAGGGTAATTCTTCAAATTCGTGGCAACTTGATATATCTTCTTCCCATCCAtcaaatttttcataaattggCTCATATTCTGCTAATTCATCGTCATCAATAGGATAGCAATCCTTCTCTATTAATTCTCCTAcaaacaatataaaaaataaaaaaaataaataatgcaTAATCATATAagaataaatgaataaaattgattgaaaattattagtgtaatagatataataaaatcatgtaaaacaatttaaaaaaaaaaaaaaaaaaactcaatatattgaaaatttttaatatatatatgttctaatataactataaaaaagtacctgtttttttatttttaaaattaatacatagtaaaatttcttttaatccTGATAATACATCTAATTTTGTCAAATTTATCATATCAATACTATTAATATGTTTAACATATAACAACATTGGAATATCTAACCATCCACATCTTCTAGGTCTTTTCGTAGTAGTCCCATATTCGTAACCTTTTTCTCTTAAATATTCTCCGATCTCGTTATCTAATTCTGTTAAGAAAGGTCCACATCCAACTCTAGTTAAATAACTTTTGACTACACCAACGACtaaattcaattttttatgatttattCCTAAACCTGAAAAAATACCACCCACTGTTGTGCTACTACTAGTTACATATGGATACGTGCCAAAATCAATATCAAGCATAGCTGCATTAGCCCCTTCaattaatacttttttattattttctatactTTTATTCATAAAGGAGGTCACATCAACTATCCTATCCTTTAAAATTAAgtgatatttataaaataaatttaattccTCTTCCTTATCATATTGAGTTATGTTATATAAATCCATTAAGTGAtctattaatttaatatacattttttcaaaattttcaaaattttttaatgctCCCAATCTTATACCTATTCTGGAAACTTTTGTAGAATAACATGGGCCAATTCCTCTTTTAGTTGTACCAAGCTGGCTtccttcttttaattttttgttttcttgtAATGAATCAATAATTTGATGTATATCAAATAAGACATGTAGTTTATTAGATAAATATAATCTATCTAATAAATTTCCTCCAACAGAATTTATTTCATCCATTAGGGATTTTACATGTACTACCATACCATTACCCAAAACgcttatattattttcatataatacACCGCAAGGTAATAAATGTAaagcatattttttatttttaactgATATAGTGTGTCCTGCATTTGAGCCTCCATTAAATCTACATGTAATATCTGAATGCTTTGACAATATGTCAATTATTTTACCTTTTCCTTCATCACCCCACTGAGCTCCTAATATTGCTACCACATTTCCTTTATCAACATTTTTAATGCTATGATCAAAGATGttcattttaattaaatttaaatatttataaatgtgcaaaattaaacaaaaaaaaatgaaaaatatatttcttaaaaaaaaaaaaaaaaaaaaaacactttagttttttattaacaaatttcttaagatgaaaaaaaacatattaatttctttaatttattatgttATTTCCTTTTCCCAATGAAATATATggtttataatataatttaatgaatctttctttgttttttttttaatataattttaaatgtaaaattttaagggcattttaaaaaaaaaaattataatatcttttttttattttctatttttatgttggagtatattattaaaaaaataaaaatagtttttactttaattttaatatattaatttaaaaaaaaataaatgaaataaaataatgcatataatattatattctagcttctaaagaaaaatatggaGAAAATTTtcgataaaaaaaaaaaaaaataataaattaataatagatTACATTTAAAATTCTTACGAAGGGATAAGTTTTtgaaatttagaaaattgaaaattataaaaaaaaaaaaaaaatatacattattgaggaaataaaaatacttataattaagaataaaattaaCATTGTATTACGTATTCTTTAAATTAAGAAATTTAAGTACGTaatcattttatattttttatctctGAGATCTAttccttttatattttttttatgtatcctttattatttaaaaaaggaaataaaaagtatcaTTACAACTAGCTATATATTTGAACCCATTTAAATTCatgctttaaaaaaaaaaaaaaagaaataatatactACATATCTTCACTAAATTATTATGTATTATTAactatttaattaaaataaaaaaaaaaaaaataggtaaaaaggaaaatatatatttttattaactttacatatgaattaatttttttaatatattcctttttataaatgaatttctttttttaaaaataagaaaataattatatgagCAATGTTAcgtatatattaatttcctattttttttaaatttaaaaaaagttgtgtaataaattaagaagctattattttaacattttttctaatacgtttaagatttttttgaaaacaaATTATTTGCTCTTTGTGAAATGTTTatacttatttatatataattattatttttttatttcattcttataaattaataaaaaaatgttgtCTATTACTCTATcctaataaattaaaaaaaataaatttatcttTACTTCTTTCTCACAATATTTCCTCTTTAgcatattaatataaaatttatatttggtcagtaatttaaaataaaatcattttttttttattttagacACTTCATGCTCCTAATGATtagtattaatttttttatttctttttgttaaatacatatcctttttctattaattataaaattatatatatatatgtatatatgtgtgttaaattcatttattttcttccattttcagaataaaaatatattaaattatattgataaaaaaatggatacactaatattaaatatcattagaacttttttttccttttcaacttaaaatttcaaaaaatattttgttgAAATTCGTTCATTTGTTTttcctttcttttttttctgttatattttttgaaacttgtattttattctttaattGATTACTTTTTaatcttctttttctattttttacattaataTCACAatttttctactttttttttaaattatccaTTAATATTTCCtatgacttttttttttctattatttttatttcactataatttattttttaaattttattataatttttttttctttttttaatatttactaTCATATTAacttttacattttttttttatactatttcaacctttcattttctttattttcaatatttttttttcactttttgTAATTCAAACTTGCATGTTTttgtgaaataaaaaaatatttttatagctagtaaaaaaaaaaaaaaaaatataataaaaaaaaaatcaaaataaaaataaaaaaacaattagaaaaacataatattgatacacatatatatatatacatatatatatatttatctatttatttattttaattacgaagctttaaaaaaaaaaaattttaaacaaggaaacaaatataattttttataagctGAATTGTGTCAAATAATTTCTatggtttattaaaaaaaagggataagaagaaattataagtaaaaaatatattatacgaaatatttaatcttttgttgcttttttttttttttctatgcCTTTATATAATATGATATCAACAcggaattattaaaataagacTTTAAAAAACTgagttatttatataataataaatatttttaattaaaactaATAATATTGATATGAACAGTAacttataattaaatatttttaatgattgcttctttttcttttaaaaagaaagaggaaaaaaataatagaaatgataaaaatggaGTAATATGAAATACATTAGCAAAAAAGATAGcattttgttaatttttttttttctttttttttatgagatTAGAAGATTAaacacataaaaaaataaaaaaaaatttagaaaaaaaaatatttttagaataaaaacattaaaagttgtagataattttataaattattatatatatatatattaatcaacctataaaaatagtatcaacattcttttttttgttttttttggttaatgtaaaaaaagaaCATTAATAAGCAATGTATAACTCTTGGTATGAAATAGTTCGATCCATTTCACCATATAACTGGGCATTATTAGGAATAGccttttcattatttctttCAATTATTGGAGCAGCATGgtaaagaaaaatagaatgcaataaaaaataaaaatattattcttttgaataaagaaataataatactattactatcatatttattttaactatgtgttattatttatttattatttttttttttttaatttaggGGAATATTTATTTGTGGTACAAGTATTATGGGGGCTTCAGTTAAATCCCCACGCATCATCtcgaaaaatttaatttccATTATTTTTTGTGAAGCATTAGgtaaattttttcatttgatagaaaaaaaaaaagagaaagaaaacaaaataaaaatgaattatattttatttgtttcaGGTATGTATGGAGTTATTACAGCTGTCtttttacaaataaaatttgttggaataaataaagaagtCCATCCTCCTTTAGTTTTAATGAATGAAAAGGATCCATTAGTTATGAATACTATAGTAGGAGGATGGGCATTATTAGCTAGTGGTCTTACTGCAGGGCTATCTAATCTTGTTTCAGggtatttcttaaaaatatataaataaaaataattataaatatgaaaacaTATATCATAGCACAtgaacaaaaataatttttttttccatttttaatttcagtATTTCTGTAGGTATAACTGGAAGTACATGTGCTCTGGCAGATGCACAAAATTCTGATCTTTTTGTTAGAATGCTTATGGTTGAAATATGTGCTAGTGTTATAggtatgtttttttttcttttttttataaaagaaaaaggaataataataaataatatatgaaCATATGAAAAAGTAATGTGtatgtaaaattataaagaaacaaataacaacatttaatttataatttttttttttttttaaggatTATATGGTTTAATTGTCGCCATTGTGTCTATTAGTGATGTTCAATTCACTTAAATTATATCCAGAGTATTctgttaattttatttactttatatttttaaaattgtttttgttttatacatcaaaaaataatatataaaaaaaaattctcttCTTTGATGTATATGTTTTAAAATCATCTAATAGTCGCTAATTATTACATATGTTTGTAGAAGTTTTTTTaagactttttttttttatttaagtttttagtttattttactcttttttttatatatgtatttttatttatttatttttttttataatatttcctTAATATATCCCTAATaactttcattattttataattttaaatattatagaaagaattttaacaatataaaatatctcaacatttttagatttttatttttttatttatattaaaaatagaaaatataatatgaagtttttcttttttatatgttgCATTACTTTTAATTGTTcattaaaatagaaaaaaggctataaaaaaattttaatcttacaatttttttttaaattgtaaaaaaattttatttatatttcaacatcatgaaataaaaaaaaaaaaaaaaaaatctaaataaataataaattctttaaaaataaatgattgaaaaatatactgtatcatttaaatattaaaaaagaataattcaCGAAATTTATATCCTTGTTCATTATTATAGttttaaaagagaaaaaactTTCAtgcttaaatttttttttttttcttaaaggaaaaataaataaaagaataattaaagtaaataattgtatcataaataatgaaaaaaaaaaaaatgataaatataaaataaaaaaaacatatctgaaaattatatatagaacttttcaaattttatgaaatctttaaaatatattaaaatcttatttcttttttatgtgcttatatatatatatctataaaattattatctttcgtttatattcttaaaatttaataaatatatatatatacattttttttttttaatatttaattcatcattttaatttaaactataaaattattttaaatcaaTACATTATAGTTTGAGTTATTCAaagaatttatatatgttttattacaaaaaagaaaaaaaaaaatattttaatcatTAAAACATTTTGAGTACGGGTATCATTTACAAGAATAATTCTATTAtctttgattttttttattttataaatataactcTTATTGGAAATCAATTTTGTTtatagataattttttttagaaaacaattataaagaaatgggtaaaaaaaaaaaagttggaAAAGAGAGAATAGATAAGTATTATAAATTAGCAAAAACAGCTGGATATAGAGCTAGATCAGcttttaaattaattcaaatagcacaaaaatataacattttCAAAGATGCAAAAATACTAATAGATTTATGTGCAGCACCAGGAGGGTGGCTGCAAGTAGCTTATAAAAACATGAATAAAAGTAGTACAATAATAGGAGTTGACTTAGTACCAATTAGAAAAATTGATGATAATGTAATAACTATAAAAAGTGACATTACAACTGGTGAttgcattaaaaaaataaaaaatattatacaaaatgaaaaagcagatgtaattttaaatgatGGTGCACCCAATGTAGGTACTACTTATTCATATGATAGTTACAATCAGAATATTTTAGTTCTTAATAGTATTAAAATAGctcatctttttttaaaaaaaagaggaatATTTATTACTAAAGTTTTTAGAAATGaagaatatatttcattaatatgggttctagaaaaattatttgctGAAGTAAAGCACATAAAACCAAGAAGTAGTAGAGAAATATCATCAGAAATCTATTTAATTgctcttaattttttaaataataaagtagacaaaaaattatttgattaTACATATGTTTTTAGTGATGAATTCAAAAAGAATTCAAATGAACTAAATTCACTTCACAAAAACGATACtaatattaatgataatagCGATGAAGaagaatcaaaaaaaaaattaaaaaaaaaaaaaggtctTTCTACTATTCTGAAgcaaaagaagaaaaaaaataggcAAGGATATGATGTTGGAGACGACTACAGAGTTACAGATATATGCGATTTTATTAATAGTGATAATTATATTGATttacttataaaaaataataaatttacatttgataaaaattataatgattCCTCTGATTCCCTAATAAAAACTACGTATAACTGTATCTATTCAAATAAAGAAACCAAAGAAGAAATACTTCATTTATGTAAAGATTTAAAGATATTAGGAAAATCAGATTTATTTCATCTCATCAAATGGagatataaaattaagaaaagtATCAGTAGaattttagataaaaaaaatgaaaattcagaaaaagaaaaaaaagagagtGAAGAAGATGAGAAAGATGAACAGTATCAAGaagaggaaaaaaaaaaagataatgtaAAGCTAAATGCAAGAAGTTCATCAGAAGACGAATTAAGTAATTCTTCGGATAATTCATCCGaagtaaatgaaataaaCGAATTTTCtagttatattaaaaaaaaggaagaaaaaaaaaaaaaaaaaaaggagaaaaaattaaaaaaagaacaagaaaaaaaaagaaaaataaatcaaaCCCTTAAAATTGAttatgatgaaaatgaaatacattttaataaagatttgttgaaattattaaataaacaaaaatttgaGGATCATCTACAAATtttaaacaataataatgacgatgaaaaattagaaatttATGAAGATAAATCTGAAATCAGTGAAGAAAATGATTTATCAGATAAAAATGGGGAAACCAATCacttaaaaaaatcaaaCAATTCTAAGTTAGATAAATTAGAATATCTTGTTAACTTAGACTacgaaaaacaaaaaatgaaagaaaagaaattacAGGAAGAGAAAAAAACAGATAAAATGACTAGAAGAAAAAGAGCAATGGACTAcaaaaatgaagaattaatgaaaattcaaaaaataatggaattaaaaaatgaagaattgttaatgaaaaaaaaattagatgaTTATTTTAGTGATGAAGAATCAAGTGATGATAATGattcaacaaaaaaaagtgaGTCTGATGATTATGACGATGAAACTTATAAAAATggaaattatgaaaaagacGATTATCAAAATAgtgaattattaaaagagaatttacatatacataatatagttaataaaataatacgATTAAGAAAAGATgttaaaaaaagagaagaagaaaattcGAATATGAGTCGTTTTTTTGATCAGAAAATATTTTCGAATATATTCGATCAATTAGATAATGAAAcaaatgaagataaaaacaatgtatttgaaaaaaatagtacTTTAAGAAAAGAAAGTGTAATGGATAAGAAATATTGCaataatgatattaatgATGATAAATTAAGTgaagaattaaatgaaaatataaaagaaatagatgACAGTCAATTACCTAAAATTCCATTGCCAGAAAAGCTAgctaaaaaagaaaaaaaaagaaaattaaaagaaaaatatggaaataatgaagtaaaaatgaaaaactCTAGTTTTTCTATTGTCAAAACCAATGAAAATacacaaaatataaataattatttttcaaatttagTTAAAGACGAGGATGAATTAGCATTTATAAGATGTATAggagaaaaattaattcataaaaaaagcAGAATGGATTTAATAGACGATTCATTTAATAGAAATTCTTATTTAGAAGATGAAGATACGTTACCTGATTGGTTtgtagaagaagaaaaaaagtttaGAAAACCTGTTATTCctattgataaaaaaatattagatcAATACAAAAGTAAGATCAATAAAATAACTAGAATGCCTATTAAAAAGGTTATTGAAGCCAAAatgagaaataaaaaaagagaaatagctaaaatgaaaaaactCGAAGCGAAAATaggaaaaatagaaaaaaatgaggATGATCCTTTCCTACAGCAAAAAGCCATAActaatttattaaagaaaaacaaatcaggtacatatatatatatatatatatgcattttacatgaaataaaaaatgaaaatttttttttttattaattcttttatgatgtatatatattgttctataaatttaataatatttcttttagattactgtatatatatacatgaattttttacattattgagaatttatttttctgaatttatgcaatataatatatttttataatttcatatgataaaaaatatgtatacccataattttttttttttttttaagacaaaaaaagagaaaaatctTACATTGTTTGTACTGGAAAAGGATCTAAAATAGccaacaaaaagaaaaagaaaggtGGTAAAAGTGTGGTAAAGTATGTTGATAAGAGATTGAAAAAAGATAAGAGGgctaaaaaaagaatagaaaaaaagaaaaaaaatgtatcaAGAGCTAAATATTCTAAATCGAAACCATTTaaatttagaagaaaaaattaaaaattatatatatatatatattttattaaaaatattaatttctacattatttatatctgtgttttttatatatttttattttatttttgtatcacacaatttaaaaatttttttttttttttttgtttatgtCATAATTCtacttaattattttatgttttaattttattttgaattagcataaaaaaaaaaaaaaaaatttcttttaatttaaattatgatatttatgaataaacttttattatgagttcagaaaaaaaaaaaaaaaaaactagcATTTTgttgtttttattttgatatttaaatatttatgaaatttGCGCATTTAAATAGTTGTAATATAATGTGTCAACTCAaattaatgtattttttttaatttttaaactctcaagaaaagaaaaatttaacaaatacatagaaaaaaagcttatataaaatatcaagtatatatgtattatattTCCATGTAAAAAAACACATGCGCAATTGCACACacaaaataataagaaacaaatatattttatttgaatgCTCATTTTAGGTGATTATTAACATATTTGAATTAATAtgcatatacatataaaatgaaaaaagaaaattgaagtaataatgttatatatctttgaaaaaaatggtaataatataaaaagcaaaaataTTGCAATGGtattataaaagaattttagaatatttaaatGTATTACAGATATTATAAGTATACGCATTTTTTACTCTTTTTTGCAATTTAGTcattattttagaaaaaaaaaaaaaaaattataaatattcagttaaaaatatacaatataCGGTTAATAATGGATAATCGCTCTTCCATTGctttaaagaattattatttagaaTCTCATAGAAAATACTTAAGTATAGTGAATATTGAagataatgtaaaaaatatctTAAAGATCAAATATACCgaagatataaatataattagagaaaaggaatatataaatgataattatgtaatagaaaataataataaaaataaatttctgTTTCATGGATGTTTAGGCATAATAAAAGCAGaagatataaattttttggtAATAGTTTCTGAGGCAGAAGTAGtatgttatttatttaatcGTGCAGTATatagaattaataaattttcctTTGTCCAATTGAACGATAATAATTTGAGTAGGAATCCTAATGAGAATTATGAATATGAGATATATTGCTTAGGGACTAATGGGAATTTAACCCaagtaaataataatacaaaaaaagaaaatagaaaatttttttgtaataaaaaaaaaaagcagaGACCGAACTATTTGgataatatttttgaatcccaaaatgttttttttgatagatgtattttaaagtataatatatttaattattatgatgcttatattcataaatttaaaaatagcacattaaaaaaagatatattaaaaacaataatatattttttacatgCTTTTAATAAAGGcccattttatttttcatattattataatttaactaTTTCTCTTCAAAATCATTACATAAATGAATCaaagaaaataaaggaaatgaataaagagcattctcatatatataattctgAGGAGAATTGCaatatttctattaaaaattcCATGAACTATTTTAAtgatttcaaaaaattaaaattttcagaaattaataaagaatatacaTGGAATTGGAAACTATTAGATAAATTTGCTGAAATAGATGCATCTGactttgttttatttttgattCATGGATATGTTGACTCAAAAGTGTTAcatgtatataataataaaattattttatatttaatatcaagaaaaaatagaaacagAAGCGGTGTAAGGTTTTGGTGTAGAGgaggaaataaaaaaggagaTGTAGCTAATTTCGTTGAAACAGAACAAATAGTTATTTGCAAAGACTCAAAAAAACTAAACGTTTTtagttatttattaattagagGATCAATACCTGTCTTATGGAAACAGCAACCAACTTTAAGGATAAGACCAAGAATACATATATGTTCAGATatgaatgaaaatattaatattttaaaattacatatggaaaaattaaaaaatacttatggaaaaatttctattaccaatttaataaataaaaaatttggtGAAAAATACTTAGGAGAATGCTTTGAaatatgtttaaaaaaatgtaatgtAGAACATAACTTTACTTGGTTTGATTTTCATagagaatttaaaaaattaaattttgaaaCATTACAGAAATCATTAAAAACAGTagtaaatgatttaaataacttttcatatttttctttttctatacCTAATACTCTTAATAATCTAGAACATGAGCACTTTTCATGGGAAAATGTAAACGTTCATAGTTTTCAAAAAGGAATATTTCGAGTAAATTGTATTGATTGCTTAGATAGAACAAATGTTTTTCAAAGCTTTTTAGCGAAATacgttttatttttacaattaaaaagtataaatataaaattagagCAAAATAACAAGTTTccttattatttctttaaaaatgcATATGATGAAATATTATATCGTAAAATATGGATAAATAATGCTAATGCTATAAGCAAAATATACAGTGGAGCTGGCgctttaaaaaatgatataacaCAAAATGGTAAGAGAACAGTTAGTGGTTTGCTTCaagatttatattatattatactaagatatataaataacaatTTCTTGGATGGTTATAATAACGATTGTATAAATATAGCTACCAacgaaaatttaaaatatgcacatatttttaatattcacAAAGGAAATTATAATCagttaataaaagtattattagaatttattattattttttctgcATCTATATGTACTAAGCCAATGCAGGAATTGCTAAAAagagtttattttttttcacataattttattattaactcTTTTTCTCATTGTgctaattatatttttttttttataaggaaaaattttcatttatttttgtttccGTTAAATCaaacaaaatatttcaattttatttctatctTAGCAAAAACATCAGGTGTTAtgtctatttcttttttaattttccttcttttttgtatttatgttttctttcaaaaaaaaagagttcTGTCATCACCACAATTAGACACTAATatttgaaagaaaaaaacttgaaacaattcattattttacaaattttaagttgaagaaattttatatagGATTTTTATTTgggataaaataaaataattattatttttatctttctaGAAAAACTATAAagtttctatttttattaatgcatatatatttattcgtTTATTCTGTTTTATTGAT from Plasmodium relictum strain SGS1 genome assembly, chromosome: 11 encodes:
- a CDS encoding inositol-polyphosphate 5-phosphatase, putative, with the translated sequence MDNRSSIALKNYYLESHRKYLSIVNIEDNVKNILKIKYTEDINIIREKEYINDNYVIENNNKNKFLFHGCLGIIKAEDINFLVIVSEAEVVCYLFNRAVYRINKFSFVQLNDNNLSRNPNENYEYEIYCLGTNGNLTQVNNNTKKENRKFFCNKKKKQRPNYLDNIFESQNVFFDRCILKYNIFNYYDAYIHKFKNSTLKKDILKTIIYFLHAFNKGPFYFSYYYNLTISLQNHYINESKKIKEMNKEHSHIYNSEENCNISIKNSMNYFNDFKKLKFSEINKEYTWNWKLLDKFAEIDASDFVLFLIHGYVDSKVLHVYNNKIILYLISRKNRNRSGVRFWCRGGNKKGDVANFVETEQIVICKDSKKLNVFSYLLIRGSIPVLWKQQPTLRIRPRIHICSDMNENINILKLHMEKLKNTYGKISITNLINKKFGEKYLGECFEICLKKCNVEHNFTWFDFHREFKKLNFETLQKSLKTVVNDLNNFSYFSFSIPNTLNNLEHEHFSWENVNVHSFQKGIFRVNCIDCLDRTNVFQSFLAKYVLFLQLKSINIKLEQNNKFPYYFFKNAYDEILYRKIWINNANAISKIYSGAGALKNDITQNGKRTVSGLLQDLYYIILRYINNNFLDGYNNDCINIATNENLKYAHIFNIHKGNYNQLIKVLLEFIIIFSASICTKPMQELLKRVYFFSHNFIINSFSHCANYIFFFIRKNFHLFLFPLNQTKYFNFISILAKTSGVMSISFLIFLLFCIYVFFQKKRVLSSPQLDTNI
- a CDS encoding large subunit rRNA methyltransferase, putative gives rise to the protein MGKKKKVGKERIDKYYKLAKTAGYRARSAFKLIQIAQKYNIFKDAKILIDLCAAPGGWLQVAYKNMNKSSTIIGVDLVPIRKIDDNVITIKSDITTGDCIKKIKNIIQNEKADVILNDGAPNVGTTYSYDSYNQNILVLNSIKIAHLFLKKRGIFITKVFRNEEYISLIWVLEKLFAEVKHIKPRSSREISSEIYLIALNFLNNKVDKKLFDYTYVFSDEFKKNSNELNSLHKNDTNINDNSDEEESKKKLKKKKGLSTILKQKKKKNRQGYDVGDDYRVTDICDFINSDNYIDLLIKNNKFTFDKNYNDSSDSLIKTTYNCIYSNKETKEEILHLCKDLKILGKSDLFHLIKWRYKIKKSISRILDKKNENSEKEKKESEEDEKDEQYQEEEKKKDNVKLNARSSSEDELSNSSDNSSEVNEINEFSSYIKKKEEKKKKKKEKKLKKEQEKKRKINQTLKIDYDENEIHFNKDLLKLLNKQKFEDHLQILNNNNDDEKLEIYEDKSEISEENDLSDKNGETNHLKKSNNSKLDKLEYLVNLDYEKQKMKEKKLQEEKKTDKMTRRKRAMDYKNEELMKIQKIMELKNEELLMKKKLDDYFSDEESSDDNDSTKKSESDDYDDETYKNGNYEKDDYQNSELLKENLHIHNIVNKIIRLRKDVKKREEENSNMSRFFDQKIFSNIFDQLDNETNEDKNNVFEKNSTLRKESVMDKKYCNNDINDDKLSEELNENIKEIDDSQLPKIPLPEKLAKKEKKRKLKEKYGNNEVKMKNSSFSIVKTNENTQNINNYFSNLVKDEDELAFIRCIGEKLIHKKSRMDLIDDSFNRNSYLEDEDTLPDWFVEEEKKFRKPVIPIDKKILDQYKSKINKITRMPIKKVIEAKMRNKKREIAKMKKLEAKIGKIEKNEDDPFLQQKAITNLLKKNKSDKKREKSYIVCTGKGSKIANKKKKKGGKSVVKYVDKRLKKDKRAKKRIEKKKKNVSRAKYSKSKPFKFRRKN
- the ADSS gene encoding adenylosuccinate synthetase, putative, with translation MNIFDHSIKNVDKGNVVAILGAQWGDEGKGKIIDILSKHSDITCRFNGGSNAGHTISVKNKKYALHLLPCGVLYENNISVLGNGMVVHVKSLMDEINSVGGNLLDRLYLSNKLHVLFDIHQIIDSLQENKKLKEGSQLGTTKRGIGPCYSTKVSRIGIRLGALKNFENFEKMYIKLIDHLMDLYNITQYDKEEELNLFYKYHLILKDRIVDVTSFMNKSIENNKKVLIEGANAAMLDIDFGTYPYVTSSSTTVGGIFSGLGINHKKLNLVVGVVKSYLTRVGCGPFLTELDNEIGEYLREKGYEYGTTTKRPRRCGWLDIPMLLYVKHINSIDMINLTKLDVLSGLKEILLCINFKNKKTGELIEKDCYPIDDDELAEYEPIYEKFDGWEEDISSCHEFEELPLNAKKYIFAIEKYLKTPIVWIGVGPNRENMITKKIFSIN
- a CDS encoding V-type proton ATPase 21 kDa proteolipid subunit, putative, coding for MYNSWYEIVRSISPYNWALLGIAFSLFLSIIGAAWGIFICGTSIMGASVKSPRIISKNLISIIFCEALGMYGVITAVFLQIKFVGINKEVHPPLVLMNEKDPLVMNTIVGGWALLASGLTAGLSNLVSGISVGITGSTCALADAQNSDLFVRMLMVEICASVIGLYGLIVAIVSISDVQFT